One Salinicoccus roseus genomic region harbors:
- a CDS encoding HAD family hydrolase yields the protein MKVALFDFDGTLYPYETFNILMERLKRHPRYNRNYKRFVRRFAPIYFFYKLKLVNKATMQSKAMEYYIRSFKKNSRGEIESFFKEVAGDMIDDLRTPLIRKMKQLKRDNYYVMLISGAFIPLLEAVFQGYEIDCIVGSKINYAGEKLDSKSRFERVYADRKIDIIRQHFAGKDIDWKNSEAYSDSYADLKMLELVGRPVAVKPDERLMAIAARNHWQIHTD from the coding sequence ATGAAAGTGGCCTTGTTTGATTTTGATGGGACCCTGTATCCGTATGAAACATTCAACATTCTGATGGAGCGCCTTAAGCGTCATCCCAGATACAATAGAAACTACAAAAGGTTTGTGAGGAGATTTGCCCCCATATATTTCTTCTACAAGCTCAAATTGGTCAATAAAGCAACGATGCAGAGCAAAGCGATGGAATACTACATCCGCTCTTTCAAAAAGAATTCAAGAGGAGAGATAGAGTCTTTCTTCAAAGAGGTAGCCGGCGACATGATAGATGATCTGAGGACGCCCCTTATAAGGAAGATGAAGCAGCTGAAAAGGGACAACTATTATGTCATGCTGATTTCCGGCGCCTTCATCCCATTACTTGAGGCGGTATTCCAAGGGTATGAAATAGACTGCATAGTAGGATCGAAAATAAACTATGCTGGTGAGAAGCTGGATTCCAAGTCCCGCTTTGAACGCGTCTATGCCGATCGTAAAATTGATATCATCAGACAGCATTTTGCAGGAAAAGATATAGATTGGAAGAATAGTGAAGCCTACAGTGACAGCTATGCAGACCTTAAGATGCTCGAACTTGTAGGAAGGCCCGTTGCGGTCAAGCCGGATGAGAGGCTCATGGCAATTGCCGCGAGAAACCATTGGCAGATCCATACCGACTAG
- a CDS encoding LysR family transcriptional regulator, whose translation MKLHQLKYFIEVVLSGSINEAARRLYISQPTLSKAIKELENDLGIVLFTRTSTGISLSPDGAEFLSYARQINEQVELLERRYFDAEPSQQLFSVSSQHYSFVVDAFVEMIRKYGGDKYQFTIRETRTYEIIDDVKNLTSEIGVLYISAFNEKVLLQLIKEKGLKFTQLFEAHPHIFISKTNPLAKRDSVTLEDLDPYPRLAFEQGEYNSFYYSEEVFSTIPSPKSIQVSDRATLFNLLIGLDGYTISTGILSEDLDSSEIVQVPLAVEDKIKVGWVVNKKVELSRMARIYLEELSATTRHML comes from the coding sequence ATGAAGCTTCACCAATTGAAATACTTCATAGAAGTTGTACTGAGTGGCTCCATCAACGAGGCAGCCAGAAGACTTTATATATCACAGCCGACACTTTCCAAGGCAATCAAGGAACTGGAAAACGACTTGGGCATCGTCCTGTTCACCCGAACCTCGACAGGCATCTCCCTTTCTCCCGACGGAGCTGAATTCCTGAGCTACGCACGGCAGATCAATGAACAGGTGGAACTGCTCGAAAGACGATATTTCGATGCTGAACCCTCTCAACAGCTGTTCTCGGTCTCTTCCCAGCATTATTCATTCGTAGTGGATGCTTTCGTGGAGATGATCCGTAAATATGGTGGCGACAAGTATCAATTTACGATCAGAGAGACAAGGACCTATGAAATAATTGATGATGTGAAGAATTTGACCAGTGAAATAGGCGTCCTCTACATCAGCGCGTTCAATGAGAAGGTGCTTCTGCAGCTGATAAAGGAAAAAGGTTTGAAGTTCACCCAGCTGTTTGAAGCCCATCCCCATATATTCATCAGCAAGACGAACCCACTGGCGAAGAGGGATTCTGTAACACTGGAAGACCTGGATCCATACCCACGCCTTGCCTTCGAGCAGGGGGAATACAATTCCTTCTATTACTCGGAAGAGGTTTTCAGCACCATACCAAGCCCAAAAAGCATTCAGGTGAGTGACCGTGCGACTTTATTCAATCTTCTCATCGGACTGGATGGGTATACAATCTCTACAGGAATATTGAGTGAAGACCTGGATAGTTCTGAAATTGTACAGGTTCCCCTGGCAGTTGAAGATAAGATTAAAGTCGGCTGGGTCGTCAACAAAAAGGTCGAGCTCAGCCGTATGGCCAGGATCTATCTTGAAGAATTGAGCGCCACAACCAGGCACATGCTGTAA
- a CDS encoding 5-methyltetrahydropteroyltriglutamate--homocysteine S-methyltransferase has protein sequence MSTLKKKKIYRADHVGSLLRSEKVKDARRKFSEDAIDAEELKRIEDEEIARIVEKQKDLGLEAVTDGEFRRSWWHFDFLEGLTGVEGYWSGDGIAFKEKTTKSRAIKVIGKLDFNDHPMLRDFEYLKGKAGEHTAKFTIPSPSMLHFRGEIDPAVYPDEEVFFEDLANAYKKALEAFYKAGCRYLQLDDTAWAYLCSDEQKEQMKNKGLDPDHLIRKYLETINKAVADRPDDFKITMHICRGNFRSTWISSGGYEPVAKEIFGELDIDGFFLEYDSDRAGDFKPLRHVNRDDLFIVLGLITSKHGELEDKDEIKKRIQEATEYVPLEQLALSPQCGFASTEEGNLLTEEEQWNKLKHVVEISREVWS, from the coding sequence ATGAGTACACTGAAGAAAAAGAAAATATATAGGGCGGACCATGTCGGAAGTCTGCTGAGATCTGAAAAGGTCAAGGATGCGAGAAGAAAGTTCTCGGAAGATGCGATAGATGCAGAAGAACTGAAACGCATTGAAGATGAAGAGATCGCACGTATTGTTGAAAAACAGAAGGACCTTGGCCTGGAGGCTGTTACAGACGGGGAATTCCGTCGCTCGTGGTGGCATTTCGACTTCCTTGAAGGCCTTACAGGGGTAGAGGGCTACTGGTCTGGCGATGGCATCGCCTTTAAAGAGAAGACGACTAAATCAAGAGCGATCAAAGTTATAGGCAAACTGGACTTCAATGACCATCCGATGCTGCGTGATTTCGAATATCTTAAGGGGAAGGCAGGGGAGCACACAGCCAAATTCACAATCCCAAGCCCAAGTATGCTTCATTTCCGGGGTGAAATCGATCCCGCTGTATATCCTGATGAAGAAGTTTTCTTCGAAGATCTGGCGAACGCCTATAAAAAAGCATTGGAGGCCTTCTACAAGGCTGGATGCCGCTATCTCCAGCTCGATGATACTGCATGGGCTTACCTGTGTTCCGACGAGCAGAAAGAACAGATGAAGAACAAAGGACTCGATCCGGACCATCTTATCAGGAAATACCTGGAAACCATCAACAAAGCTGTAGCTGACCGTCCAGACGACTTCAAGATCACAATGCACATATGCCGTGGGAATTTCCGCTCCACCTGGATTTCTTCCGGCGGCTATGAGCCTGTTGCGAAAGAAATCTTCGGAGAGCTCGATATTGATGGTTTCTTCCTCGAATACGACAGTGACCGTGCGGGTGATTTCAAACCCCTCCGTCATGTGAACCGTGATGACCTATTCATCGTCCTCGGACTGATCACTTCCAAACATGGTGAACTCGAAGATAAAGATGAAATCAAGAAAAGGATTCAGGAAGCAACTGAATATGTCCCGCTTGAACAATTGGCCCTGAGCCCCCAATGCGGATTTGCTTCCACTGAAGAAGGCAACCTGCTGACCGAAGAGGAGCAATGGAACAAGCTGAAGCATGTAGTTGAGATTTCCAGGGAAGTCTGGTCCTGA
- a CDS encoding MFS transporter yields MRTVQVEKVIDQSRFNKFHLLVFFWCFFAISFDGFDIALYGIGLPLMMDDFSLSSAEGGAIGSYALIGMMLGTFILGSFSDMLGRKRVLALCLALISIFNMLAGFAPNATFFIIMRFIASMGMGGLMPVVISLMTEYSPKKNRAMTVAVMYCGYSIGAILASLIAMGLLETLGWRFMYWLGVLPLFTLPFFLKQFPESLPYYIARGKGDRVAHILNRTDPEGNYSTADRFEYTRAAKAAKGVPAGRLFKDGRGRTTVAFWIMVFSCLMMIYGLNTWLPAIMQESGFGIASSLSFVMILAVGQIVGSLTGGYLVDRIGHRNVLLSMYLIGALTFVALSLTHAPVLLYILIAIGGACTGGTQNLVNPYISSFYPADIRGTGLSMAVGIGRLGSISAPLLIGFVLMTNIAPQTAFIAFAIPSLIGGVALLLVQERHANHVQQRQKKAVHNIPETSV; encoded by the coding sequence ATGCGTACAGTACAGGTAGAAAAAGTCATCGATCAGAGCAGGTTCAATAAATTTCATCTGCTCGTTTTCTTTTGGTGTTTCTTTGCGATTTCATTCGACGGTTTCGACATCGCACTTTATGGCATCGGACTGCCGTTGATGATGGATGATTTTAGCCTCAGTTCGGCAGAGGGCGGGGCAATCGGCAGCTATGCACTCATCGGGATGATGCTTGGCACATTCATACTCGGCTCCTTTTCCGATATGCTTGGAAGAAAAAGAGTGCTTGCGCTCTGTTTGGCACTCATCAGCATCTTCAATATGCTTGCGGGATTTGCACCAAATGCCACCTTCTTCATCATCATGCGCTTCATCGCCTCCATGGGGATGGGCGGGCTGATGCCGGTCGTCATTTCTCTGATGACCGAATATTCACCCAAGAAGAACAGGGCGATGACTGTTGCTGTAATGTATTGCGGCTATTCCATCGGAGCCATTCTGGCTTCCCTCATCGCCATGGGTCTTCTGGAAACACTTGGATGGCGGTTCATGTACTGGCTTGGCGTACTTCCTCTCTTCACTCTTCCGTTCTTCCTGAAGCAGTTCCCGGAGTCCCTTCCATACTACATAGCAAGAGGGAAAGGCGACCGGGTGGCCCATATACTGAACCGGACTGATCCTGAAGGGAACTATAGCACCGCAGACCGTTTCGAATATACAAGAGCGGCGAAAGCGGCCAAGGGTGTTCCTGCAGGCAGATTATTCAAGGATGGCCGTGGACGCACTACAGTAGCCTTCTGGATCATGGTATTCAGCTGTCTTATGATGATCTATGGCCTCAATACATGGCTGCCGGCCATCATGCAGGAATCCGGTTTCGGAATCGCCTCAAGCCTTTCCTTCGTCATGATTCTGGCGGTAGGGCAGATCGTCGGATCATTGACAGGAGGTTACCTGGTGGACCGTATCGGCCACCGCAACGTACTTCTATCTATGTATCTCATCGGCGCATTGACCTTTGTGGCATTGAGCCTTACACATGCACCTGTGCTGCTATATATACTCATCGCAATCGGCGGTGCTTGTACCGGAGGTACACAGAACCTTGTCAATCCATACATCAGTTCATTCTATCCTGCTGATATCAGAGGCACAGGCCTGAGCATGGCAGTAGGCATCGGACGCCTCGGCTCCATCTCTGCACCTCTCCTGATCGGGTTTGTGCTCATGACGAACATTGCACCCCAGACAGCCTTCATCGCTTTTGCGATACCGAGCCTGATCGGCGGCGTTGCTCTATTGCTCGTCCAGGAACGTCATGCCAACCATGTCCAGCAAAGACAGAAAAAAGCGGTCCATAATATCCCAGAGACAAGCGTATAA
- a CDS encoding alanine/glycine:cation symporter family protein — protein sequence MGEWFENFTADISGFVWGLPLIIFLVGTGLYLTIRLAFFSFRMLPYSLKLVFTKADTKSEGDITHFQALMTALAATVGTGNVVGVATAVVIGGPGAVFWMWITALVGMATKYSEGVLGVKYRQKNAKGEMSGGPMYYLEYGLGQKWLGVLFAFFAVFAAIFGIGNMIQANAASGVALDVFNIPVWVTGIVFAVLIGLVLIGGVKSIGKTASILVPFMVALYLIAGVLILVLHIDQVPAAFGLIFSDAFTGNAVAGGALGTVIRMGVARGLFSNEAGLGTGGIAAAAARTDVPPRQALVSMTQVFIDTIIVCTITGVSLTMAGLYTSGTEGAALTAQSFDQLLPGFGDIIVAVTLLTFIFSTILGWGYFGEKCFTYLVGDNFTLLYRVIFVLAIIPGATMSLGTVWNLGDIFNGLMAVPNLIGLLLLSGVVAAETKEFISLRKREKQEVG from the coding sequence ATGGGAGAATGGTTTGAGAATTTCACGGCAGATATCAGCGGTTTTGTCTGGGGTCTGCCCCTGATCATCTTTCTGGTCGGTACAGGCCTATATCTGACGATCAGACTTGCATTTTTTTCATTCCGTATGCTGCCTTATTCATTAAAGCTTGTATTCACTAAGGCCGATACGAAAAGCGAGGGGGATATCACCCATTTCCAGGCGCTGATGACAGCTCTTGCTGCGACTGTCGGTACGGGCAACGTGGTCGGGGTTGCGACTGCTGTGGTCATCGGGGGGCCGGGAGCGGTCTTCTGGATGTGGATCACTGCACTGGTCGGCATGGCGACGAAATACTCCGAAGGTGTCCTTGGCGTCAAATATCGTCAGAAGAATGCCAAAGGAGAAATGTCAGGCGGTCCGATGTATTACCTTGAATATGGCCTCGGCCAGAAATGGCTCGGCGTACTCTTCGCATTCTTTGCCGTGTTTGCTGCCATATTCGGAATCGGAAACATGATTCAGGCAAATGCGGCTTCAGGTGTTGCACTGGATGTGTTCAACATACCGGTATGGGTCACAGGGATCGTGTTCGCTGTTCTCATCGGGCTGGTTCTCATCGGTGGTGTGAAAAGCATCGGAAAGACGGCGAGCATACTCGTGCCATTCATGGTGGCCCTTTATCTGATAGCCGGGGTCCTTATACTTGTGCTACATATCGATCAGGTACCTGCTGCCTTCGGTCTGATCTTTTCGGATGCCTTCACTGGAAACGCCGTTGCAGGCGGTGCCCTGGGTACGGTCATCAGAATGGGTGTTGCACGCGGGCTCTTCTCGAACGAGGCGGGTCTTGGTACCGGCGGAATTGCAGCAGCAGCAGCGCGTACAGATGTACCGCCGCGTCAGGCATTGGTGTCCATGACGCAGGTCTTCATCGACACCATCATCGTGTGTACGATTACAGGTGTGTCTCTGACGATGGCCGGACTTTACACAAGTGGAACAGAAGGAGCCGCATTGACGGCACAATCCTTCGATCAGCTGCTTCCAGGTTTCGGGGATATAATCGTCGCTGTTACACTGCTTACTTTCATCTTTTCCACGATACTCGGCTGGGGCTACTTTGGTGAAAAATGCTTTACTTATCTGGTCGGAGATAATTTCACATTGCTCTATAGGGTCATATTCGTCTTGGCCATCATCCCGGGCGCGACGATGTCACTTGGAACCGTGTGGAACCTTGGAGATATCTTCAATGGTCTGATGGCGGTGCCGAACCTGATCGGCCTGCTGCTTCTGTCCGGCGTGGTCGCTGCTGAGACAAAAGAATTCATCAGCCTGAGAAAGAGGGAAAAACAGGAGGTTGGATGA
- a CDS encoding PTS sugar transporter subunit IIC, whose translation MEQIIGIGLLILLLAFFTLFTYYAPYGDKAMGALAAAAIATFLVEALQSFVIGDIFSLGFFQEAGTEAGLLSGVIVAFLVALTMGVNPLNSAIIAVSCGGIGLIPSFFAAYIISFGVKYLEKKIPNGLDFIIVIIAVVPLTRLIGAGLTPLVDASLLKIGAIIEVATASSPIIMGLLLGGIITVVGTSPLSSMALTALLGLTGIPMAVGSLAAFGSAFINSTLFHKLKIGNAKSVLSVAIEPLSKADVIAANPLPIYLTNFIGGGLSGVIIAFSGLVNNAPGTATPTAGLLVLFGYNPAMQVLLYAGIVAVVSGLVGLAGAYFFRNFPVYNSDFGKVVDEVEEADNFKKPADI comes from the coding sequence ATGGAACAGATTATTGGTATTGGATTACTTATACTTTTACTCGCATTTTTCACATTATTCACCTACTACGCTCCCTATGGGGATAAGGCAATGGGTGCACTCGCTGCAGCCGCCATCGCAACCTTCCTGGTTGAAGCGCTGCAGTCCTTCGTCATCGGTGATATATTCAGTCTCGGATTCTTCCAGGAGGCAGGTACGGAAGCCGGACTCCTGAGCGGTGTCATCGTTGCATTCCTCGTTGCCCTGACAATGGGTGTGAATCCACTTAACTCTGCAATCATTGCAGTTTCATGTGGGGGAATCGGACTCATACCAAGCTTCTTTGCAGCCTATATCATTTCTTTCGGCGTCAAATATCTCGAGAAGAAAATTCCGAATGGTCTGGACTTCATCATTGTGATCATTGCGGTTGTGCCGCTCACCCGGTTGATCGGTGCAGGCCTGACACCGTTGGTCGATGCGTCCCTGCTCAAAATCGGGGCGATCATTGAGGTGGCTACAGCATCAAGTCCGATCATCATGGGTCTGCTGCTCGGTGGCATCATTACCGTTGTAGGTACGTCACCACTCAGTTCCATGGCATTGACAGCCCTGCTTGGCCTTACAGGTATACCGATGGCTGTGGGTAGTCTTGCCGCATTCGGATCAGCATTCATAAACAGCACCCTTTTCCATAAGCTGAAGATAGGAAATGCAAAGTCAGTATTATCGGTAGCGATAGAACCACTGTCCAAAGCTGACGTCATTGCCGCTAACCCCCTTCCGATCTACTTGACCAACTTCATTGGAGGCGGCCTGAGCGGTGTAATCATCGCCTTCTCAGGACTCGTCAACAATGCTCCTGGTACTGCAACGCCGACAGCCGGACTGCTTGTGCTGTTTGGTTACAATCCGGCAATGCAGGTACTGCTCTATGCAGGAATTGTTGCGGTCGTCTCCGGTCTTGTAGGTCTTGCAGGTGCCTACTTCTTCAGGAACTTCCCTGTCTATAACAGCGACTTCGGCAAAGTTGTGGATGAGGTGGAAGAAGCGGATAATTTCAAAAAGCCGGCGGATATATAG
- a CDS encoding MetQ/NlpA family ABC transporter substrate-binding protein, giving the protein MFKKGLLLSGLALVLAGCGGEESGTEEAQEGGSDNSGEKTVIQVASHLPPMTDVVEIAGDVIEDPYEIELVEVSDNIQYNEALLNEEVDANFAQHEPFMEIFNEERDGNLVALQPVYNAIVGFYSPVYDSIEELEDGAEVAIPSDATNEARALMILDQQGIITLASDAEHTATVEDIEENPKNLEFTHIDLLNLTGAYEDGVPLVFNYPTYISSIDLTPEDAVLLEEDEDNTFAIQLVAREDNQDSEEIQAVEEAFTSQEVHDFLMELSEEGHLEPAFEAGE; this is encoded by the coding sequence ATGTTTAAAAAAGGATTATTGTTAAGTGGCCTTGCCCTTGTTCTTGCAGGGTGTGGGGGAGAAGAAAGCGGTACGGAAGAAGCCCAGGAGGGCGGTTCCGATAACTCTGGGGAAAAGACCGTAATTCAGGTGGCCTCCCACCTGCCGCCAATGACGGATGTCGTTGAAATTGCAGGCGACGTCATTGAAGATCCGTATGAAATAGAACTGGTTGAAGTATCGGATAATATCCAGTATAACGAAGCTCTGCTGAATGAAGAAGTCGATGCGAATTTCGCCCAGCATGAACCATTCATGGAAATCTTCAATGAAGAACGCGACGGCAACCTCGTTGCGCTTCAGCCAGTCTATAATGCAATCGTCGGCTTCTATTCGCCTGTCTATGATTCCATAGAGGAACTGGAGGATGGCGCAGAGGTGGCGATCCCTTCTGATGCCACAAATGAAGCACGTGCGCTCATGATACTCGATCAGCAGGGGATCATCACCCTGGCTTCTGATGCAGAACATACCGCAACAGTGGAAGATATCGAGGAGAACCCGAAGAACCTTGAGTTTACACATATCGACCTGCTCAACCTGACTGGTGCATATGAAGACGGGGTACCGCTTGTATTCAACTATCCGACGTATATTTCAAGCATCGATCTGACACCGGAAGATGCTGTACTGCTTGAGGAGGATGAGGACAACACATTCGCCATCCAGCTCGTAGCGCGTGAAGACAATCAGGATTCCGAGGAGATTCAGGCTGTAGAAGAGGCATTCACTTCCCAGGAAGTACATGATTTCCTTATGGAATTGAGTGAAGAAGGACATTTGGAGCCTGCATTTGAAGCAGGCGAGTAA
- a CDS encoding methionine ABC transporter permease: protein MERVIEYAPRLFESLYETGIMMVFAMVAAILLGLPLGTLLFLTSRNKPMDNKILYQVASVFVNIVRSFPFLLLVVVMQPLIRFFYGRATGDPVAASFPMMLIAIALYARFVEQSLHDVPKGVMETAESMGATTTQLVWKFLYVEARSSLIIGFTTAFVSFISYSTIMGVVGGGGIGDFAIRYGYQRYETDVMYTAIVVIIIFVILAQWFGLRIARQLDKK, encoded by the coding sequence ATGGAGCGTGTCATCGAATATGCCCCAAGATTGTTTGAAAGCCTTTATGAGACCGGAATCATGATGGTATTCGCCATGGTGGCTGCAATCCTTCTGGGGCTGCCCCTCGGCACACTCCTGTTCCTGACATCCAGGAACAAGCCCATGGATAACAAAATCCTGTATCAGGTGGCGAGCGTATTCGTCAATATCGTCCGCTCCTTCCCGTTCCTGCTGCTTGTCGTCGTCATGCAGCCGCTGATCCGCTTTTTCTATGGACGTGCAACAGGAGACCCTGTAGCCGCATCCTTCCCGATGATGCTGATTGCGATTGCGCTGTATGCACGTTTTGTCGAACAGTCCCTTCACGATGTGCCGAAAGGCGTGATGGAAACGGCGGAATCGATGGGAGCGACTACGACCCAGCTTGTATGGAAGTTCCTTTATGTTGAAGCCCGAAGTTCCCTCATCATCGGATTCACCACTGCTTTCGTCAGTTTCATATCCTACTCCACGATAATGGGTGTCGTCGGAGGCGGTGGCATCGGGGACTTTGCGATCCGATATGGATATCAGCGCTATGAGACGGATGTCATGTATACCGCAATTGTCGTAATCATCATATTTGTCATTCTGGCCCAATGGTTTGGGCTTCGAATTGCCAGGCAACTTGATAAAAAATAA
- a CDS encoding methionine ABC transporter ATP-binding protein: protein MTEVSKSFTGKDGPFKAVDGVTLSIKEQEIFGIIGESGAGKSTLMRFINALETPDSGDVYVDGVEVGKLAGKRLRTHQKDIGMIFQHFNLLGNRTVEDNIRLPLTLHKYKTPLSLDEVLDFTGLADKRSSYPAELSGGQKQRVGIARALITRPKILLCDEPTSALDENTTYEIVDVLHKAQHEYGMTVVIVTHELNVIKTLCHRAAVLDQGRLIDTIDVVHEKDGRSGKSYHARVLEVLKGD from the coding sequence ATGACAGAGGTATCAAAATCATTTACAGGTAAAGACGGCCCCTTCAAAGCTGTCGATGGTGTGACCCTTTCCATCAAGGAGCAGGAGATATTCGGCATCATCGGCGAGAGCGGTGCCGGCAAGTCTACACTGATGCGTTTCATCAATGCATTGGAGACGCCGGACTCGGGAGACGTATATGTCGACGGTGTGGAAGTCGGGAAACTGGCGGGGAAACGTCTGAGAACCCATCAGAAGGACATCGGGATGATTTTCCAGCACTTCAATCTATTGGGCAACAGGACGGTCGAAGATAATATCCGGCTGCCTTTGACATTACATAAATATAAAACTCCATTATCGTTAGATGAAGTGCTCGATTTCACCGGACTTGCCGATAAAAGATCCAGCTACCCTGCCGAACTCTCAGGCGGTCAGAAGCAGCGTGTGGGCATCGCCCGGGCACTGATCACACGTCCGAAGATCCTTTTGTGTGATGAGCCAACATCCGCTCTGGACGAGAATACCACCTATGAAATCGTCGATGTACTGCACAAGGCACAGCATGAATATGGGATGACCGTCGTCATCGTCACGCATGAGCTCAATGTCATAAAAACGCTGTGCCATCGTGCTGCTGTACTGGACCAGGGCAGACTGATCGACACGATCGATGTGGTTCATGAGAAGGATGGACGATCCGGCAAGTCCTATCATGCACGTGTATTGGAAGTGTTGAAAGGTGATTAG